One window of the Candidatus Obscuribacterales bacterium genome contains the following:
- a CDS encoding quinone-dependent dihydroorotate dehydrogenase gives MNLYRTGLRPLLFSRIVSDPEWLHESTLKLLGWLSQAQTDPASAMAIARLIQHQLQDNYTYQHPALEQSLWGISFANPVGLAAGFDKDGIATGIWSSLGFGFAELGTVTFHAQPGNPQPRLFRLVQDEAVLNRMGFNNQGAAALAQRLQAAWGERDCPIPLGINLGKSKITDLDDAAEDYRQSFRLLKDLGRYFVVNVSSPNTPGLRSLQSTEQLTGILQALSEENQQQKPILVKIAPDLDWDAIAAVVDLSLTYKLAGIIATNTTIQRDGLKTQVIAKTGNPVAQEAGGISGAPLRSRSTEVIRFIAQQTQGSLPIIGVGGIFTAADAWDKITAGASLVQAYTGLVYEGPGMVRSILEGLVQRLEEQGMKHIQDAIGSGPA, from the coding sequence GTGAACCTTTACCGCACTGGCTTACGCCCACTTTTATTCTCTAGGATAGTATCTGATCCTGAATGGCTCCACGAGTCTACTCTAAAGCTCCTCGGTTGGCTAAGCCAGGCCCAGACCGATCCCGCCTCGGCAATGGCGATCGCTCGCTTGATTCAGCACCAATTACAAGACAACTATACCTACCAGCATCCCGCCCTAGAGCAATCTCTGTGGGGGATTTCTTTTGCCAATCCCGTGGGTCTCGCGGCAGGGTTTGATAAGGATGGGATCGCAACGGGCATTTGGTCTAGCTTGGGGTTTGGGTTTGCTGAACTGGGAACGGTCACCTTCCATGCCCAACCTGGCAATCCTCAACCCCGCCTGTTTCGGCTGGTGCAAGACGAAGCGGTGTTGAACCGCATGGGGTTTAATAACCAGGGTGCCGCGGCCTTAGCCCAGCGGTTGCAAGCTGCTTGGGGTGAAAGAGACTGCCCCATCCCCTTGGGCATCAATCTAGGCAAGTCAAAAATCACAGACTTAGATGATGCAGCGGAAGACTATCGCCAAAGTTTTCGGTTGCTGAAGGATCTGGGTCGCTACTTTGTGGTCAACGTGTCGTCACCCAATACGCCGGGACTGCGATCGCTACAGTCTACAGAACAGCTCACGGGAATTCTGCAGGCGCTCTCGGAGGAAAATCAACAGCAAAAGCCAATCCTAGTGAAAATTGCACCGGATTTAGACTGGGACGCGATCGCTGCCGTCGTAGATTTGTCGTTAACCTATAAACTGGCGGGTATTATCGCCACCAATACCACCATTCAGCGCGACGGTCTCAAGACCCAGGTGATTGCCAAAACGGGCAATCCAGTCGCTCAAGAAGCTGGCGGCATCAGTGGCGCACCGCTGCGATCGCGCTCCACCGAGGTGATTCGCTTCATCGCCCAACAAACCCAGGGTAGTCTGCCGATCATTGGCGTGGGCGGCATTTTCACCGCCGCCGATGCCTGGGACAAGATCACGGCGGGGGCCAGTTTAGTGCAGGCCTACACCGGGTTAGTCTATGAAGGGCCGGGTATGGTGCGCAGTATCCTGGAAGGACTGGTACAGCGTCTAGAAGAGCAGGGCATGAAGCATATTCAGGATGCGATCGGGAGTGGCCCGGCTTGA
- a CDS encoding transcriptional repressor has protein sequence MYTASSLKAELNHRGWRMTPQRETILQAFQNLAKGKHLSAEDLYNRLHAQGENISLATIYRTLKLMARMGILRELELAEGHKHYELNQPAPYHHHHLICVRCNQTIEFKNDSILRSGVKTADKNGYHLLDCQLTIHAICPACQRSLIPV, from the coding sequence ATGTATACTGCATCCTCACTCAAGGCCGAACTCAATCACCGGGGATGGCGCATGACTCCCCAGCGAGAGACCATCCTCCAAGCCTTTCAAAACCTAGCCAAGGGGAAACACCTTAGTGCGGAAGATCTGTACAATCGTTTGCACGCTCAGGGCGAGAATATTAGCCTAGCGACGATTTATCGCACCTTGAAGCTGATGGCCCGCATGGGCATCCTGCGAGAGCTGGAACTGGCTGAAGGTCATAAGCACTACGAACTCAACCAGCCTGCTCCCTACCACCATCATCACCTGATCTGTGTACGCTGCAATCAAACCATTGAGTTTAAAAACGACTCAATCCTCCGGTCAGGGGTGAAGACGGCTGATAAGAATGGCTATCACTTACTAGACTGCCAGCTCACCATTCACGCTATTTGCCCTGCTTGCCAGCGATCGCTCATTCCGGTCTAA
- a CDS encoding COP23 domain-containing protein, translating to MLPPTSQESSQRRMGIRAGAVVMGAVLSLGGAIALPSFAQTESETVSPAPADARFACQYIDGEYVVMYYPQSQPGESYPWAKPTALGGGWTPERRCTEISRRLESYRPDGLLEMRTSVENDYDIVCVTTQQNSDCRIVLTVPPGQDARVTRDRVFESLTVADSGQQTDAVTTFTGNDLDVLGDLANELNLPSIPGINMPSRRSSDAINLRPFLDPSDGGTGNQLVPSNAPSLNPDRFR from the coding sequence ATGCTACCGCCAACCTCTCAAGAATCTAGCCAACGCCGTATGGGCATCCGCGCGGGTGCCGTAGTCATGGGAGCCGTGTTGTCCCTGGGTGGAGCGATCGCCCTACCAAGTTTCGCTCAGACTGAGTCTGAAACTGTGTCCCCTGCCCCCGCTGATGCCCGTTTTGCCTGTCAGTATATAGACGGGGAATACGTGGTGATGTACTACCCCCAAAGCCAGCCCGGTGAATCCTATCCCTGGGCTAAGCCGACTGCCCTGGGAGGCGGCTGGACACCTGAACGCCGCTGTACTGAAATCAGCCGTCGGCTAGAGTCTTATCGCCCCGATGGTTTGCTGGAAATGCGCACCAGCGTTGAAAATGACTACGACATCGTCTGCGTCACCACGCAGCAAAATTCCGACTGTCGGATTGTGCTGACGGTGCCCCCCGGACAGGATGCTCGGGTCACCCGCGATCGCGTGTTTGAGAGCTTGACGGTAGCCGATAGTGGTCAACAAACTGACGCCGTTACAACGTTCACCGGCAACGATCTAGATGTACTGGGTGATCTGGCCAACGAGCTGAATCTGCCTTCAATCCCTGGCATCAACATGCCGTCTCGCCGCTCTTCAGACGCCATTAACCTGCGTCCTTTCTTAGATCCCTCGGATGGCGGTACCGGCAACCAACTGGTGCCTAGCAATGCCCCTAGCCTCAATCCGGATCGGTTCCGCTAG
- a CDS encoding NAD(P)H-quinone oxidoreductase subunit 4, with translation MTQFPWLTALILFPLIAALPIPIIPDQNGKTLRWYTLGVGLVEFALMLYTFWAHYDLHNPEYQLVESYTWVSQVGLNWSVAVDGLSMPLVILSGLVTTLAILASWNVTHKPRLYFVSLLVVFSAQIGVFVAQDMLMFFIMWELELVPVYLLIAIWGGKRRLYAATKFILYTAVGSLFILMAAFAMAFYGDVTSFDLQTLAAKDYSLPFELSLYAALLIAFGVKLPIFPFHTWLPDAHSEAPAPVSMILAGVLLKMAGYGLIRMNMEMLPNAHTYFAPFLAILGVISIIYASLTAFAQTNLKRRMAYSSIAHMGFVLIGIASFNTLGLSGAVLQMVSHGLIAATLFFLSGVAYDRTHTLAMDEMGGMAKQMPTVFALFTAGSLASLALPGMSGFVGELTVFLGFTTSDAYGVTFKAAIVLLAAVGVILSPIYLLSMLRQVFYGEESVKLSDMKLFDIKPREAFIAACLLVPIIGIGVYPKLATQTYDVKTEAVMAQLRGNLPTVAEQPFQLQAPRFVAPPIFGAETKELATLSR, from the coding sequence ATGACACAATTTCCCTGGCTAACCGCCTTAATTCTCTTCCCGCTGATAGCGGCGCTGCCGATTCCTATCATTCCGGATCAAAATGGTAAAACCCTGCGTTGGTACACGCTAGGCGTTGGCCTCGTTGAGTTCGCCCTCATGCTCTACACCTTCTGGGCGCACTACGACCTGCACAACCCCGAGTACCAATTGGTTGAAAGCTATACCTGGGTTTCCCAAGTTGGTTTGAACTGGTCTGTGGCAGTGGATGGTTTGTCCATGCCCCTCGTGATTCTGTCGGGTTTGGTCACGACGCTAGCTATCTTGGCGTCATGGAATGTGACCCACAAACCTCGGTTATATTTTGTTTCATTATTAGTGGTTTTTAGCGCCCAGATTGGGGTGTTTGTAGCTCAAGACATGTTGATGTTCTTCATCATGTGGGAGCTGGAACTGGTACCGGTCTACTTGCTGATTGCAATTTGGGGCGGAAAGCGTCGCCTCTATGCCGCTACCAAGTTTATTCTTTACACCGCCGTCGGCTCTCTATTCATCCTCATGGCAGCGTTCGCCATGGCCTTCTACGGTGATGTCACCAGCTTTGATCTGCAAACCCTAGCAGCAAAAGACTACTCTCTGCCCTTCGAACTTTCGCTCTATGCTGCCCTGCTGATTGCCTTTGGCGTCAAGCTACCTATTTTCCCCTTCCACACCTGGTTGCCCGATGCTCACAGTGAAGCACCTGCACCGGTTTCCATGATTTTGGCTGGGGTCTTACTGAAAATGGCTGGCTACGGTCTCATCCGCATGAACATGGAGATGTTGCCCAATGCCCACACCTACTTCGCTCCATTCCTAGCCATCTTAGGCGTCATTAGTATCATCTACGCCTCACTCACCGCCTTTGCTCAGACCAATCTCAAGCGCCGCATGGCTTACTCGTCCATTGCTCACATGGGATTTGTCTTGATTGGTATCGCCTCCTTCAATACCTTGGGGTTGAGCGGTGCAGTTCTGCAAATGGTGTCCCATGGTTTGATTGCTGCCACACTCTTCTTCCTGTCTGGTGTTGCCTACGATCGCACCCACACCTTGGCCATGGACGAGATGGGTGGCATGGCCAAGCAAATGCCCACCGTCTTTGCCCTGTTCACTGCTGGTTCTCTAGCCTCCCTTGCCCTGCCGGGTATGAGTGGATTTGTGGGAGAACTGACCGTATTCCTTGGCTTCACCACCAGCGATGCCTATGGCGTCACCTTTAAGGCGGCGATCGTCCTGCTTGCTGCTGTGGGCGTGATTCTGTCTCCCATCTACCTGCTCTCCATGCTGCGTCAGGTATTCTACGGTGAGGAAAGCGTCAAGCTATCGGACATGAAACTGTTTGACATCAAGCCTCGGGAAGCCTTCATCGCCGCTTGTTTGCTGGTGCCCATCATTGGTATTGGCGTCTATCCTAAGCTGGCAACCCAAACCTATGACGTGAAAACGGAAGCTGTGATGGCTCAACTGCGTGGCAATCTGCCAACCGTTGCGGAACAGCCCTTCCAGTTGCAAGCACCTCGGTTTGTGGCTCCACCCATCTTTGGTGCAGAAACCAAAGAGTTAGCAACACTCAGCCGTTAG
- a CDS encoding ureidoglycolate lyase, producing MPESSNLVQLPVQSITVDNFAPFGQLILPTEDGKPFDADDAQLHLSNGIPRFYIMRLEHRGLTFSRITRHQGCTQCLGSLEGKSWMIAVAPPGSANKPAIADIQAFQIPGNCFIKLHVGTWHAGPYFQEPTVDFYNLELSDTNSVDHETCNLTSSYGVECQLAIA from the coding sequence ATGCCTGAGTCCTCCAATTTGGTGCAGCTACCCGTCCAGTCTATTACGGTAGACAACTTTGCCCCCTTTGGCCAACTCATTTTGCCCACTGAAGACGGTAAACCTTTTGATGCAGACGATGCTCAACTGCACCTCAGCAACGGCATTCCCCGGTTCTACATCATGCGGCTAGAGCATCGGGGGCTCACGTTTTCGCGCATCACTCGTCACCAAGGCTGCACGCAATGCCTAGGATCTCTAGAAGGAAAGTCCTGGATGATCGCCGTGGCTCCTCCCGGATCGGCTAACAAACCAGCGATCGCTGATATCCAAGCCTTTCAGATTCCAGGTAACTGTTTTATCAAGCTGCATGTAGGCACGTGGCATGCCGGCCCCTATTTCCAAGAGCCGACGGTGGATTTCTACAACCTAGAACTTAGCGACACCAATAGTGTTGACCACGAAACCTGTAACCTCACCAGCAGCTACGGCGTGGAATGTCAGTTAGCGATCGCCTGA
- the ftsE gene encoding cell division ATP-binding protein FtsE produces MVHVSVERPSAAPIPTATPHASASPVTPPPRQAPNRAKPLVELQQVTKVYANGSRALRDVSLQIRPGDFLFVTGPSGSGKSTLLKLLYGAERPSSGQVFVENHNLLNVHGNHLSQLRRRIGVVFQDYKLIPRRTVSENVAFVLWAQGFTRKEIHRRLIPTLKMVGLQDKAQCFPDELSGGEQQRVSIARAIVGTPPLLLADEPTGNLDPDNSWQVIKILKKLNSIGITVVVTTHNEQLVRMSNHPVVQLRDGHLYSVRS; encoded by the coding sequence ATGGTTCATGTCTCTGTTGAGCGTCCTAGTGCGGCACCGATTCCAACCGCGACACCTCATGCTTCCGCCTCTCCAGTGACCCCACCTCCACGGCAAGCTCCCAACCGAGCTAAGCCCTTGGTAGAACTACAGCAAGTGACAAAGGTCTACGCCAACGGTAGCCGTGCCCTGCGAGATGTGAGCTTGCAGATTCGCCCCGGCGACTTCCTGTTTGTCACCGGCCCTTCAGGGTCTGGGAAATCTACACTTCTCAAATTGCTCTACGGGGCAGAGCGTCCATCGAGTGGACAAGTCTTTGTCGAGAACCATAACTTGCTCAACGTCCATGGCAATCATCTCTCTCAACTGCGGCGACGCATTGGGGTGGTCTTCCAAGACTACAAGCTGATTCCTCGACGCACCGTATCGGAAAATGTTGCCTTTGTGCTGTGGGCGCAGGGGTTCACCCGCAAAGAAATCCACCGACGACTCATTCCCACGCTTAAGATGGTAGGACTGCAGGACAAGGCTCAATGTTTCCCAGATGAACTCTCGGGGGGCGAGCAGCAGCGGGTGAGCATTGCCCGCGCTATTGTTGGCACGCCACCGCTACTCCTAGCCGACGAACCCACGGGAAATCTTGACCCAGATAATTCTTGGCAAGTCATCAAAATTTTAAAAAAGTTGAATTCAATCGGCATTACCGTCGTTGTAACTACTCACAACGAACAGTTGGTGAGAATGTCAAACCATCCGGTGGTGCAGCTACGGGATGGCCACCTGTACTCTGTGCGTTCCTAG